The following coding sequences are from one Macaca nemestrina isolate mMacNem1 chromosome 1, mMacNem.hap1, whole genome shotgun sequence window:
- the LOC105495155 gene encoding ragulator complex protein LAMTOR5, with amino-acid sequence MKATLEQHLEDTMKNPSIVGVLCTDSQGLNLGCRGTLSDEHAGVISVLAQQAAKLTSDPTDIPVVCLESDNGNIMIQKHDGITVAVHKMAS; translated from the coding sequence ATGAAGGCGACCTTGGAGCAGCACTTGGAAGACACAATGAAGAATCCCTCCATTGTTGGAGTCCTGTGCACAGATTCACAAGGACTTAATCTGGGTTGCCGTGGGACCCTGTCAGATGAGCATGCTGGAGTGATATCTGTTCTAGCCCAGCAAGCAGCTAAGCTAACCTCTGACCCCACTGATATTCCTGTGGTGTGTCTAGAATCAGATAATGGGAACATTATGATCCAGAAACATGATGGCATCACAGTGGCAGTGCACAAAATGGCCTCTTGA